From Anopheles coluzzii chromosome 3, AcolN3, whole genome shotgun sequence, the proteins below share one genomic window:
- the LOC120958771 gene encoding larval/pupal cuticle protein H1C-like: MAFKFVVFLASLAVASAGYLEAGHAVQYAAPVAHYSPASSVSYSTISQAAPAKLAYAAPVAKTISYAAPQVYAAPQVYAAAPVAKTIVSSPAVGATHESTIRSHDGTISHYSKAVDTAFSSVRKSDTRITNELPKYAYAQPVLAKQVAYAAAPAVHTTYTHAAPAAVHTTYAAPAVHTSYAHAAPAAVHTTYAAPAAVQTYAAHAAPVVATATKTLTYSPAVQVAHTTYEDAHAHYAW, translated from the exons ATGGCATTCAAG TTCGTCGTTTTCCTGGCTTCGTTGGCCGTCGCTAGCGCCGGATACCTGGAGGCTGGCCATGCCGTCCAGTACGCCGCCCCGGTGGCGCACTACTCGCCGGCATCGTCGGTGAGCTACAGCACCATCTCGCAGGCTGCCCCGGCCAAGCTGGCCTACGCCGCCCCGGTCGCCAAGACCATCTCGTACGCCGCGCCGCAGGTGTACGCCGCGCCTCAGGTGTACGCTGCTGCCCCAGTCGCCAAGACCATCGTCTCCAGCCCGGCCGTCGGTGCCACCCATGAGAGCACGATCCGCTCGCACGACGGAACCATCTCCCACTACTCCAAGGCCGTCGATACCGCGTTCTCGAGCGTCCGCAAGTCGGACACCCGCATCACCAACGAGCTGCCCAAGTACGCCTATGCCCAGCCCGTCCTCGCCAAGCAGGTTGCCTATGCTGCTGCCCCGGCCGTCCACACCACCTACACCCATGCCGCTCCGGCTGCCGTCCACACGACCTATGCCGCCCCGGCCGTTCACACTAGCTACGCCCACGCTGCCCCGGCCGCCGTCCACACCACCTATGCTGCCCCGGCTGCCGTCCAGACCTATGCTGCCCATGCTGCCCCGGTTGTCGCTACCGCCACCAAGACGCTGACCTACTCGCCGGCCGTCCAGGTTGCGCACACCACCTACGAGGATGCGCACGCTCACTACGCCTGGTAA